TAAGCGAAATCACAGGTCTGAAGCGTGATGTGCCGATTGTCGCATCGGTAGCAGCAGCGCTAGAGTATAAACCTGAAGTTTTAGTAATTGGCATTGCCCCCAAAGGTGGTGCTGTACCAGATGATTACTGGCTAGACATTAAAAATGCACTCTTAGCGGGAATGTCCTTGGTGAACGGGTTGCACACACCATTAGCAAATATGCCAGAGTTAAACGCACTGCTAAAACCAGGGCAATTAATTTGGGATGTGCGTAAAGAACCACCTAATTTAGAAGTTGCTGAAGCAAAGGCACGCAGCCTTCCCTGTCGGCGAGTGTTGACTGTGGGAACTGACATGGCTATTGGCAAAATGTCAACTAGCCTAGAGTTACATTGGGCATCACGCTTGCGGGGCTGGCGTTCTAAGTTTGTGGCTACAGGTCAAACTGGTGTGATGTTAGAAGGCGACGGTGTGGCTTTAGATGCCGTGCGGGTAGACTTTGCCGCTGGTGCTGTAGAACAGGCGGTATTACGCTATGGTAAAAATTACGACATTCTGCACATCGAAGGACAAGGTTCACTGCTACATCCTGGCTCAACTGCAACCTTACCCCTACTTCGAGGTTCCCAACCAACGCAACTGGTA
Above is a window of Nostoc sp. UHCC 0702 DNA encoding:
- a CDS encoding DUF1611 domain-containing protein translates to MRLPLNQRVAILLHEGCNGTHGKTGLAILRYSEAPIVAVIDRECAGKSLSEITGLKRDVPIVASVAAALEYKPEVLVIGIAPKGGAVPDDYWLDIKNALLAGMSLVNGLHTPLANMPELNALLKPGQLIWDVRKEPPNLEVAEAKARSLPCRRVLTVGTDMAIGKMSTSLELHWASRLRGWRSKFVATGQTGVMLEGDGVALDAVRVDFAAGAVEQAVLRYGKNYDILHIEGQGSLLHPGSTATLPLLRGSQPTQLVLVHRAGQNHVRNYPHVPIPPLPKVIQLYEIVASAGGAFATVPVVAVALNTAHLDEIAAKEAIAQTTAETGLPCTDAVRFGAGVLLDAVLNS